GAAGGCTCTCTCGCTTACGAAGGTGATGCGAAGGCGCTCCACGCGAAATGGACCGAGTCGGCGCAGATGCCTGCCGAGATCGCCTCCGAGATCCACACGGCCGTGATGCGCATATGCGTCCCCGAGGCGGTCGGCATCGCCAAGAACCTGAACCTCCCCCCACCGATACCGCTTCCTCAGGTGAAGTTCCAGAACGAGGAGAAGCCGAAACCGGCCGCTGGCGGGCCGGAAGTCGCCTGACCTTCGACGGCCGAACATTCGTTTGGAGGGCCCCTTGAAGAAACGCGAGCTCGAGATCGTCCTCTCCCGCGTCCCGCCGCACCCGAAGCCGAATCCAAGGTTGGAACAGTACCAGACGCCCTCTCCCGTTGCCGCGGCGCTTCTTTACAACGCGCTTGCCTTGGGAGACCTCGCTGGAAAGCGGGTCATCGACCTGGGATGCGGGACGGGGATACTCGCTATCGGGGCCAGTCTCTGCGGCGCGGCGACCGTGCGAGGCATCGACGCGGACGAGGGCTCGATCGAGGTCGCGAGGGAATGCGCGAAACGACTCTCCGCCGACGTCGTCTTCGACGTCTCGAAGGTGGGGGACGTGACGGGAAGTTACGACACAGTCATCCAGAACCCCCCGTTCGGCGCACAAAACCGCCATGCGGACAGGCCCTTCCTTGAAAAGGCCATCGCCATCGCGCCCGTGGTCTACTCCTTCCACCTCAAGACGACCGAGGCGTTCGTGGAATCCTACGCGGCGGACCTTGCTGCCGATTTCACGCATAAGTGGGACTACGATTTCGCCTTGAGGCATCAGTTCGTTTTCCACGAGAAAGCGGTCGAACACGTCAAGGTCGTCCTGTTCAGGTTCCAAAGGCGCGATGATTGAGGCCCCCACCTCGCTCCTCGCTCGAAAGCGCGCGAGCGCGGTCGCCACGTGAAACCGCGACTCTTCGCGACGGCAAAACGCTTATAAAGGGGTCGCCGCATTGTCGCCGTCCAGCGCATGAATTCCCCTACATTGGTCTTCCCTGGTGACGAGATCGCTATCGCAGAGGAGTTCGTGCCCGGCCCAGGGGCTTTCGAGGAGAACGGCAAGGTCTACGCGGCCCGCATAGGCATCGTCCGCTACGACCCGGAGGCGTTCACCGTGACGGTCAACGCCAGCACCCGCGTGCCGGTGGAACTCAACGTGGACGACTCCGTCATCTGCAGCGTCCGGATGCTGAAAAGCAGTATGGCCATCGTCGACGTGGGCGCCCGTGTCGACGTCCCCGACAGTGCGATCGCCGGCGACACGGACGGCACCATACACATATCGAAGGTCTCCGACGATTACGTGGAGTCCATCAACGACGCCTTCCGCCTCGGCGACATCCTCCGAGCGAAGGTCGTGTCGACGCAACCCTCTCTGCAACTCACGACCCTCGGGGACGAGCTAGGCGTCGTCAAGGCCTATTGCCCTCGCTGCCGCACGGCGATGAATGCGGTCGAAAAGGCCGTCGTCTGCCCCGAATGCGATTGGAAGGACGCGAAGAAACTATCATCCCTTTACGGGACCGGGAGACTCTGAGGTGAACACGTGGAACTGAAAGTCATCGAACGGACGGACAAGGCGATAGAATTCGAGCTTCCCGGGGAAAACGAGACCCTGTTGAACCTGCTCAAGCAGAAACTCCTCGAGAACGACAAGATCGTGACGGCCACCTACATAATCGGCCATCCGCTCCTTGACAAACCGCGTCTTTTCGTCGAAGCGCGTTCCGGGAAGGCGGAGACGCACGTGAAGGCCGCGGTGAAGGCGCTTCGCGAGGACCTCGACTCGCTGGAAGACGCCGTCCTCAAGTTCAAGAAATGAGACGATCCGGTGTTCTTGAGGAGTCCATAGGCCTCTCTTTCTACGCGACGGACACCGCCGGGATCGGGGGCCGCATCCGTGATTCTCCCGAGGACTTCAGGGTCGAAGAGATCCCTCACGTCCCTGCCACCGCGCGCTCCGACGGCAAGTACACGATCGTCCAGCTCACGGCGCGAAACTGGGAGACGAACCGCCTGGTCGTCGAGGTCGCCAATCGGCTTGGGATCAAGCGTTCAGATGTGCATTTCGCCGGGACGAAGGACAAGCGGGCGGTCACCACTCAGCAGATGGCCATCAAAGCGCCCATCGAAAAGGTCCAGGCCCTTGGAATCCCCGACGTCGAAGTGAAGGCCGCTTTCCGGGCGGACTTCGCGCCAAAGATCGGCGACCTCGCTGGAAACCGCTTCGCGATACGGATCCGCGGTTTCGACGGGGGCTTGCCGGAAGCGCTTCTACAAGTGCAAGAAACGTGGAATTCAATCGAAGCACTTGGTGGATTTCCGAACTACTTCGGGCCGCAACGGTTCGGGTCGCTGCGCCCTGTCACGCACGTCGTCGGCGAACGGATGCTCCGGGGCGACTTCGAAGGCGCCGTGATGGCCTACGTCGCGAACCCGCTCCCTGCAGAATCACCCGCCTGCTATGAGGCACGCACACGCCTTGCGGCTGATCGCGACTTCGCTGCGGCCCTTCGCTACTTTCCCCCCGATCTCTCGTTCGAGCTTGACATGATCAATTACCTGTCTCGAAACAATGGTGACTGGATCGGGGCCTTGCGGGTGCTTCCAAGAAACCTGCGGACAATGTTCATTTACGCGTATCAATCTATGCTTTTCAATCATATTGTCTCGAAGCGCATGGAAAGGGGGCTCACGTTCGGTTCGCCACTCGTCGGGGACCTACTGGCTCCCGCCGATCGCGGCGGAAGATCCGATGTCGATAGTCTCGTTCCCGTGGTCGAAGAGAACCTCGATCGATGCGAGCGAAGCGTTGCCGCGGGTGAGGGGTTCGTGACGGGCCTGCTTTACGGTTATGATGCCCCCTTCGCCTCCGGCGAGATGGGCGCGATCGAGCGCGCTGTCGCGGCGTCTTCGGGCGTCTCTAAAGATGATTTCCGGGTGCCCGCGATGCCCGAGGTCCGCAGTTTCGGCGTCCGGAGGACGCTCCTAGCCCCCGTGGTGGATTTCGAGGCCGAGGCGGGGCGCGATGGAGCGGGGGAGTACGTCGAGGTGAGATTCGCGTTGGCGAAGGGCTCGTATGCGACGTGCTTGTTGAGGGAATTCATGAAGAACGATGCCAGCGCGAACTAGACTCTTGAAGTTCGGTGTATTCGATACAGAGATAACGCTAAAGCGCTATTGCCTTAACATCATAAAGGTTTTCGACTACTCGCTATAAATCATAATTTCGTGAAATTACGAAATCATTTTTTGCTCAGAAACAATCAATTCGCGAATGACCACGTTTCTATGATTTTAATGCCACGCCGTGTGCGCGTTGAACGCGGGCCACGAAAGATCGCCGATGCGCATGCTCGATGCAAAAATAGCGCCGCGAACGTGTTCGGCGCAAAACCCTGACGCAATGTCGGAAAATCTCGATGGTGAAGATTTGCGCTTGAGTTTCGTGTAAGATCAAGAAAATTGCACGGTCCTGAGATGACGCGCGAAATGGCGGCGGAGCAGGGATCTCGCGATTCATAAGATGGATGGCGTAACTTCTCCGCGCGCGAATCCCTTTGCGCGAGGGAGAACTGCTCGGTCCGCGTGTGCTGTGGTCGGATCCGTTGCCCGGCGCCGTGGGAACGCCTGATTCGGTCAAAGTGCGGCGAATGGGCCGGGATTTGCGAGGAAGGGCATTCGTGGCCTTGAAAACCCCCGGTTGACGGCACGCGTACGCCGTTCCTCGCGCATTTTCATTTAAATACTTAGATATATTATAATTCTCAACGCCGCTGTGTAAATGTGGACCCGTATTCTCGCGGGGGTTCTTAAGCAGGGTCCCTGGCTTTGCCTCTGCTGCACGAAAAGGGCTGATTCTTGGGATCCCGGGTTCGCACGCGCCACGACCACGACGAACGGCTCCTCATTTACAAACATCGTATAGAACGATACTGGATTGTCACAGTAATGCGTATGCCGACGTACAGAGACCGGAAAAGGGCTCGAGGGTTGTTAAGGTGAACGGCTACGGCGCCGTTGCGGACTTCTTGCTGCTACATGTCAACGGCTTGATGGCTCCAGGGTCATCGACGCCTCTGCTCGAGACCGCAGCGGCGACTCCAGGGTCACCGGTGACCTCCCTGCGGCGTTGGCTTCCCAAATCCAAAGTGAAAGGGCGAGGCGCCGATGTGCTCGAGCGATTGTTGGTTTTCAGTAATCGGCCGGCGCGTCTTCGTTATCGCCCTCGTGGGAATCGTGATTAGATGTCATGTTTCTCCTGAGAACCTCTTTTCTAGCTCGTATCTGGCGTTTTTGGCGTGTCTCTTGCCCTGAAACGTTTCCTCGTGCCGCGGATGTTCACGCCGCCGCTCCTTCCCTCGTTTTTTCGTTTTTCTCTTGCACGCGCCGTTCGTGCAGCCCCCCTCCGATCTTTTTCCAGGTGTCTCGCCATTTGGGCGTTTTCACCTGATTCCCCGTCGCGCAGTGTCGATGATCCGGCGCGCGCGGCGGGGCCGCGGCTATTGTGCGACGCGATCTTCATTTCGAAGTAAGAATTATTTCGTGGAATCGTGAAACTATGAAATTACGCTTAGTCGACATGACGTTTACGTCATTAAGTCGATAAACGTCTAAACGTGATTTCATCATGGATTCAATGGATTTGTCGTCCGGCTGGCTTTGGTCGGCGAAACCCTATCCATCTCCCCCGCATTCCCGCCCCGATGAGTAGCATCCGTGCCCCCCGAGGACGACGTCTCACCGCACGCGGTTGGCGGCAGGAGGGCATCCTCCGCATGCTCATGAACAACCTTGAGAACGCCGAACGCCCGGACGACCTCATAATATACGGGGGCACCGGCCGCGCGGCCCGCTCCTGGAA
The sequence above is drawn from the Euryarchaeota archaeon genome and encodes:
- a CDS encoding exosome complex RNA-binding protein Csl4, producing the protein MNSPTLVFPGDEIAIAEEFVPGPGAFEENGKVYAARIGIVRYDPEAFTVTVNASTRVPVELNVDDSVICSVRMLKSSMAIVDVGARVDVPDSAIAGDTDGTIHISKVSDDYVESINDAFRLGDILRAKVVSTQPSLQLTTLGDELGVVKAYCPRCRTAMNAVEKAVVCPECDWKDAKKLSSLYGTGRL
- a CDS encoding methyltransferase is translated as MKKRELEIVLSRVPPHPKPNPRLEQYQTPSPVAAALLYNALALGDLAGKRVIDLGCGTGILAIGASLCGAATVRGIDADEGSIEVARECAKRLSADVVFDVSKVGDVTGSYDTVIQNPPFGAQNRHADRPFLEKAIAIAPVVYSFHLKTTEAFVESYAADLAADFTHKWDYDFALRHQFVFHEKAVEHVKVVLFRFQRRDD
- the truD gene encoding tRNA pseudouridine(13) synthase TruD, encoding MRRSGVLEESIGLSFYATDTAGIGGRIRDSPEDFRVEEIPHVPATARSDGKYTIVQLTARNWETNRLVVEVANRLGIKRSDVHFAGTKDKRAVTTQQMAIKAPIEKVQALGIPDVEVKAAFRADFAPKIGDLAGNRFAIRIRGFDGGLPEALLQVQETWNSIEALGGFPNYFGPQRFGSLRPVTHVVGERMLRGDFEGAVMAYVANPLPAESPACYEARTRLAADRDFAAALRYFPPDLSFELDMINYLSRNNGDWIGALRVLPRNLRTMFIYAYQSMLFNHIVSKRMERGLTFGSPLVGDLLAPADRGGRSDVDSLVPVVEENLDRCERSVAAGEGFVTGLLYGYDAPFASGEMGAIERAVAASSGVSKDDFRVPAMPEVRSFGVRRTLLAPVVDFEAEAGRDGAGEYVEVRFALAKGSYATCLLREFMKNDASAN